A genomic window from Anthonomus grandis grandis chromosome 2, icAntGran1.3, whole genome shotgun sequence includes:
- the LOC126750410 gene encoding uncharacterized protein LOC126750410 isoform X1: protein MSPNGANSEEGARATSQWTKYYYSDQNFRTVLFDPLKTHGVVPEKGSEVYVTYIPSRASVYDLVELFEPIGPIFQAKLMMSTDMVQSNDGTVTRVNRGFGFITFHTKDDATKAISQLNNARMLGTVIHLQRSIDNCRIFLGGIPLDKNKSDIMSELISFNAITNIVDVITYRSYVNPEHNRGFCFVEFRTHEEASYFRAKYHDKLVLWGKEILVDWAVPLPQIDDEFVMKKVKIVFLRNLDVTLEIKEFADLIYSLIAPSHVEKIYKCKDYAYVHLTTRKHTEELMEILTDYYKGTLVEVSYAKPANKFTDRAFREKALLGRQNKAQTSPENAKGHHQETRRASSLSPIASSSSDNTENSLQSLLSLNTLQFISTQNTLKQLEKERELLKKQLVEKDSRDSLNISITERSSEMLTPDGSSSLPDFNQESTFSPPEPNQAADSSFNFSELTQSLPALTQDTSWDANHLSLTYSTVSPQYGNISELTQSLPAHTQNTSWDANHLSLTYSSGSPQYGNNSGLTQSLSAPTQDTSWDANHHSSTYSSGSLQYGNISGLAQRLPALTQNTSWGANHLPLTYSSGFPQYGNISELPQSSPALTQETSWDASQLPLMYSSGSLQYRNIYSVFGVQEPVFPSLKVPEEPEEPINWSSDPRWAEMEDMVNKLLEGE from the exons atgtctccTAATGGGGCAAATTCCGAGGAAGGTGCCCGGGCCACTTCACAATGGACCAAATATTATTACTCGGATCAAAATTTCCGCACCGTGTTATTCGACCCTTTGAAGACACATGGGGTGGTTCCGGAGAAGGGTTCCGAGGTGTATGTGACTTACATCCCTAGCCGCGCGAGCGTATACGACTTGGTAGAGCTTTTCGAACCAATCGGACCGATTTTCCAAGCGAAATTGATGATGTCCACGGACATGGTTCAGTCTAACGACGGCACTGTTACCAGGGTGAATCGGGGCTTCGGATTCATCACTTTTCACACAAAAGACGACGCCACCAAAGCAATTTCCCAGCTGAATAATGCACGTATGCTGGGAACGGTTATTCACCTGCAGCGTTCAATTGATAACTGTAGGATTTTCTTGGGTGGAATCCCATTGGATAAGAATAAGTCTGACATAATGTCCGAACTAATTTCTTTTAACGCAATCACGAATATCGTGGACGTGATCACATATCGGAGTTACGTGAATCCGGAACATAACAGGGGATTTTGTTTTGTCGAATTTAGGACCCACGAGGAAGCGTCTTATTTTAGGGCCAAGTATCACGATAAGTTGGTGTTGTGGGGTAAGGAGATTTTGGTGGATTGGGCCGTGCCTTTACCACAAATTGACGACGAGTTTGTTatgaaaaag GTCAAAATCGTTTTCTTACGCAACTTAGATGTCACATTGGAAATCAAGGAGTTTGCAGACCTCATTTACTCCCTGATAGCTCCGAGCCATGTGGAAAAAATCTACAAGTGCAAAGACTACGCCTACGTCCATTTGACCACCAGAAAGCATACTGAAGAACTCATGGAAATTTTAACTG attattataaagGAACCCTGGTCGAAGTCAGCTACGCTAAACCGGCAAACAAGTTCACTGACCGCGCCTTTAGAGAAAAAGCCCT CTTAGGGCGTCAGAACAAAGCCCAAACGTCACCAGAGAACGCCAAAGGGCACCACCAAGAAACACGTCGTGCATCATCGCTTTCCCCCATCGCATCTTCTTCATCAGATAACACCGAAAACAGCCTACAGTCCCTACTGTCCCTCAACACGTTGCAATTCATTTCTACCCAAAACACCTTGAAGCAACTGGAAAAGGAACGAGAACTACTAAAAAAGCAACTGGTTGAAAAAGATTCAAGAGATAGTTTGAATATCTCAATCACAGAACGTTCCTCAGAGATGCTCACTCCGGACGGTTCATCTTCACTTCCAGACTTTAATCAAGAATCGACTTTTAGTCCACCGGAACCTAACCAGGCTGCCGACAGTTCTTTTAATTTCTCTGAGCTTACCCAAAGCTTACCTGCTCTTACTCAGGACACATCTTGGGATGCAAATCACCTTTCTTTGACGTACTCGACTGTTTCTCCCCAATATGGAAATATCTCTGAGCTTACACAAAGCTTACCTGCTCATACCCAAAACACATCTTGGGACGCAAATCACCTTTCTTTGACGTATTCGAGTGGTTCTCCCCAATATGGGAATAACTCTGGGCTTACACAAAGCTTATCTGCGCCTACTCAGGACACATCTTGGGACGCAAATCACCATTCTTCGACGTATTCGAGCGGTTCTCTGCAATATGGTAATATCTCTGGGCTTGCCCAAAGGTTACCCGCTCTTACCCAGAACACATCTTGGGGTGCAAATCACCTTCCATTGACGTACTCGAGTGGTTTTCCACAATATGGAAATATCTCTGAGCTTCCCCAAAGCTCACCTGCTCTTACCCAGGAAACATCTTGGGATGCAAGTCAGCTTCCATTGATGTATTCGAGTGGTTCACTTCAATATCGCAATATCTATTCGGTATTTGGTGTACAGGAGCCGGTATTTCCCAGTCTTAAAGTTCCAGAGGAGCCCGAAGAGCCTATTAATTGGTCAAGCGATCCCCGATGGGCCGAAATGGAG GATATGGTAAACAAACTGCTAGAAGGTGAATGA
- the LOC126750410 gene encoding uncharacterized protein LOC126750410 isoform X2, whose amino-acid sequence MSDCSSYCYEESHFRVKLFSHLKNAGFVPQKGSELYLSGIPPEATVRDLRDFFEPIGLLFQIKLMMKSDGEHNRGFGYVTYMNKTLAEKAIKELSTKLFLKKAYLNLEKSVDNCRIFISGLPANKSKEEIWNELIHTYDIHNIADIIIYRNYANPLFNRGFVFLEFHTHEQASWFRAKFWDKLFLFGKRLKVNWALPYKDGLDGEDEKVKIVFLRNLDVTLEIKEFADLIYSLIAPSHVEKIYKCKDYAYVHLTTRKHTEELMEILTDYYKGTLVEVSYAKPANKFTDRAFREKALLGRQNKAQTSPENAKGHHQETRRASSLSPIASSSSDNTENSLQSLLSLNTLQFISTQNTLKQLEKERELLKKQLVEKDSRDSLNISITERSSEMLTPDGSSSLPDFNQESTFSPPEPNQAADSSFNFSELTQSLPALTQDTSWDANHLSLTYSTVSPQYGNISELTQSLPAHTQNTSWDANHLSLTYSSGSPQYGNNSGLTQSLSAPTQDTSWDANHHSSTYSSGSLQYGNISGLAQRLPALTQNTSWGANHLPLTYSSGFPQYGNISELPQSSPALTQETSWDASQLPLMYSSGSLQYRNIYSVFGVQEPVFPSLKVPEEPEEPINWSSDPRWAEMEDMVNKLLEGE is encoded by the exons aTGTCGGATTGTTCCTCTTATTGTTACGAAGAATCGCATTTCCGCGTGAAACTGTTctcccatttaaaaaatgcgGGTTTCGTCCCTCAAAAAGGGTCCGAACTGTACCTTTCCGGGATACCTCCGGAAGCGACCGTGCGGGATTTACGGGATTTTTTCGAACCGATCGGGTTGTTATTCCAAATAAAATTGATGATGAAGTCCGACGGTGAACACAATCGCGGGTTCGGCTACGTCACTTATATGAATAAAACTTTGGCCGAAAAAGCTATCAAGGAACTAAGCACTAAATTGTTCCTCAAGAAAGCGTacttaaatttggaaaaatcgGTGGATAATTGCCGGATATTTATTAGCGGTTTGCCGGCCAACAAGTCCAAAGAAGAAATCTGGAACGAGCTGATACACACCTACGACATCCATAATATTGccgatataattatttataggaATTATGCGAATCCCTTGTTTAATAGGggatttgtttttttggaaTTCCACACCCACGAGCAAGCTTCTTGGTTTCGGGCCAAGTTTTGggataaattgtttttgtttgggAAGAGGTTGAAAGTTAATTGGGCACTGCCTTACAAGGATGGACTAGATGGAGAAGATGaaaag GTCAAAATCGTTTTCTTACGCAACTTAGATGTCACATTGGAAATCAAGGAGTTTGCAGACCTCATTTACTCCCTGATAGCTCCGAGCCATGTGGAAAAAATCTACAAGTGCAAAGACTACGCCTACGTCCATTTGACCACCAGAAAGCATACTGAAGAACTCATGGAAATTTTAACTG attattataaagGAACCCTGGTCGAAGTCAGCTACGCTAAACCGGCAAACAAGTTCACTGACCGCGCCTTTAGAGAAAAAGCCCT CTTAGGGCGTCAGAACAAAGCCCAAACGTCACCAGAGAACGCCAAAGGGCACCACCAAGAAACACGTCGTGCATCATCGCTTTCCCCCATCGCATCTTCTTCATCAGATAACACCGAAAACAGCCTACAGTCCCTACTGTCCCTCAACACGTTGCAATTCATTTCTACCCAAAACACCTTGAAGCAACTGGAAAAGGAACGAGAACTACTAAAAAAGCAACTGGTTGAAAAAGATTCAAGAGATAGTTTGAATATCTCAATCACAGAACGTTCCTCAGAGATGCTCACTCCGGACGGTTCATCTTCACTTCCAGACTTTAATCAAGAATCGACTTTTAGTCCACCGGAACCTAACCAGGCTGCCGACAGTTCTTTTAATTTCTCTGAGCTTACCCAAAGCTTACCTGCTCTTACTCAGGACACATCTTGGGATGCAAATCACCTTTCTTTGACGTACTCGACTGTTTCTCCCCAATATGGAAATATCTCTGAGCTTACACAAAGCTTACCTGCTCATACCCAAAACACATCTTGGGACGCAAATCACCTTTCTTTGACGTATTCGAGTGGTTCTCCCCAATATGGGAATAACTCTGGGCTTACACAAAGCTTATCTGCGCCTACTCAGGACACATCTTGGGACGCAAATCACCATTCTTCGACGTATTCGAGCGGTTCTCTGCAATATGGTAATATCTCTGGGCTTGCCCAAAGGTTACCCGCTCTTACCCAGAACACATCTTGGGGTGCAAATCACCTTCCATTGACGTACTCGAGTGGTTTTCCACAATATGGAAATATCTCTGAGCTTCCCCAAAGCTCACCTGCTCTTACCCAGGAAACATCTTGGGATGCAAGTCAGCTTCCATTGATGTATTCGAGTGGTTCACTTCAATATCGCAATATCTATTCGGTATTTGGTGTACAGGAGCCGGTATTTCCCAGTCTTAAAGTTCCAGAGGAGCCCGAAGAGCCTATTAATTGGTCAAGCGATCCCCGATGGGCCGAAATGGAG GATATGGTAAACAAACTGCTAGAAGGTGAATGA